TCGGAAATATTAGAGATGGTCATGCGCCGGCACGCCATTGACGGGGAAATATTCATCGTTAAGGTGGTCGACCCTGACGGGTATCTGCCTTTTAAACTCCAGCTGCTGGAGCCCGACATGCTGGCCTGTGACAGGTTTCAGTATGGAGCTAATTATGTGTTCGGCGGTATCGAAGTCGACAAGTATATGAAAGCCGTAGCTTATCACTTTCGGCCAGACCCGCTGCCATATTTCCGCGACCAGACGATCGTCCGTATTCCGCGCGAGAATGTGATCCATATTTTCACCAAAAAACGCCCGCAGCAGACACGCAGCTTATCAGATATGGCCGTCTGCACGGAGCGCGTGCGCAATATACAGGAATATATTGGCAACGAACTTGAAGCGGCCCGCAACGCGGCGGCTATCACCGCATTTGTCGTCAAGGAGAAGGGGGCATCCGGCCCCGGAATAGGCAACCCCGTCGGCGGCAAAGGCGACAAAACCAAACGCTATGAAGAGATTCGGCGCGGACAATACAACGTGCTCAGCAAGAATGACGATATTAGATTCCCCACGCTGGGACGGCCGAACGTCAACGCCGCCGGTTTCACCTCGTTTCTCATCCGCCTGATCGCCATGGCTTGCGGCCTCAGCTATGAGACTGTTTCGCGCGACATGTCGCAGGTCAACTATTCCTCGCACCGCGGCGGCCAGCTTGAGGACCGGAAGACATACACGAAGATGCAGAAGAGGCTTGTCGCCAAACTCTGTGATCGCGTGTACGAATGGTTTCTTGAGGCGGCCGTCATGTCCGGCAAACTGGCGCTGCCGAGGTATTTCGAGGACGAGCGCGCGCGGCGCAGATACGCGGCCCATAAATGGAGCACTCCCGGATGGAAGTGGGTAGACCCGCAGAAGGAAGCCTCCGGCATGGAAAAGATGCTCGCTCTTGGCATTACGACACTCTCGGATATTTGCGGCGAGCAGGGCAAGGATTATTACGAGGTTATGAAGCAGCGTAAAAAAGAGATTGACGAGGCTCGCGAGCTAGGCATTGAACTGCCCTGGTTTTCAGGCAAGGAATCCACGTCTGCCGAGGAATACAACAAGCTCATGAACGAAGAGGACAATCCACCGTCAAAAAAGGAGGGTGAAAATGAAGAAGAAACCAGTTAAACCCGCCGCCACCCGCACGGCATATTTTTCTCCGTCGCAGACGCATCAGCGGGAACTTAGATTTGAGGCGTCGGCGGATGAGGGCTCGCGGTCAATCGAGCTCTCTTTTTCGTCGGACTGCGGCCTGCGGCAATATGATTTTTGGACCGGCGGATGGTATTCGGAGGTCCTCGACCACAGCGAAGAGGCAGTGGACCTTTCCAGGCTAAGCGAGATCGGCGTGGCTCTGTTCAACCATGACGCAGATCGCGTGATCGGCCGCCTTGAGGACGTCCGCATAGACCGCGAGTCAAGGAAGGGCAAATGCCGCGTCTTGTTTGACGAAGACGAACGGTCGGATGAGATATTCCAGAAGGTGAAATCCGGCACGCTGAGAGGCGTTTCCGTCGGCTTCCGCGTATATCAATGGGAGGAGGTCCCCGCCGACGGAGTGTCCCGCGAAGGCATCGAAGGGCCGGCGTGGATCGCCCGCAGGTGGGAGCCATACGAGATAAGCATTGTAAGTTGTCCGGCCGACAAGACGGTAGGAATAGGCAGAAGTATCAATAACAACGAAGAAAGGGATGATTCAGCAGTGAATGAATTTCGTGAACAGATATTAGGGACTTTTAGGGATTTGGCGGCGAAGAAGATTCAGCGGGCCGCTTTTGAGGAAACAATCCGCAGCATACTTGCGGGTGTTGATGACGAAGAGGCGCCGGAGGCTATGCGGTTCGTCAAAGAGATGAGAGAGGCCGCAGGGCTTGAAGCGCAGCCTGAGCCTCAGCAGAGCGGCAATAACGGCGTGAATCTTGAAGCGGAAAGAGCACGGGCGACGGAAATAATGGCTATCTGCGGCAAGTACCATGTCCCGCAGGAAGAGGCGGCCCGGTATGTCAGCGAAGGGTTGTCTGTCGAGGCCGTTTGCCGCAGCATTCTGACAGCACAGGCGGAAGGGACTTCCGGAGTCAGCACCGGACGCAGCGTAAGCATTGGCGAAGATGGGCGGGAAAAATTCCGCAGCGCCGCCCGAGACGGCCTGAGAATGCGGCTTGGCAAGCGTTCCGATAAATTCGCGCCCGGCGCGGAAGACTTCAGGGGCATAAAGCTTTCCAACCTCGCGCGTGAATGCGTGGAAAGAAACGGCGAGAGCGTTTCCTACCGAGACAACGAAGATGATATCGCAAAGCGCGCTTTTGCCACGTCGGACTTCCCCATCATCATGACGGACCTTGCGAGAGTGACGCTGCTTGACGCGTATAACGAGGCCCCGACGACATGGCAGCGTTGGTGCGGAACCGGCAGCGCCAGTGATTTCAAGGAGCAACACAAGGTCCGTTTCGGCGAAATGCCGCTGCTTGAGCCTATTCTTGAGGGCGGCGAGTATAAGATGGCCGACCTGATGGAGACAAAAGACTCTTTCAGCATCGGCACGTTCGGGAAAAAATTCGCGCTGACCCGCAAGGCTATCATCAATGACGAACTCGGCGCTTTTGCCAGAATCCCGCAGCTTTTCGGCAGCGCTTCGGCCCGCACGATAGAGCAGACGGTCTATAAGCTGCTTTTCTCAAACCCCGTAATTGGCGAAGACGGCAAAACGCTCTTCCATGCCAATCACGGCAACCTTGCCGGGACAGCCTCCGCGCTGGGGATAGCGTCACTATCTGCCGCCAGAATTGCGATGCGCAGGCAGACGGGGCTCCGCAAGGATGCAGAAAACAAGGTGCAGCTGAATTTGACGCCAAAATACTTGCTGATTTCGCCGGAGCTTGAGACACTGGCGCGCCAGATACTCTACAGCGACACCGATATTACGGCGACAAACCCGGGCGTGATAAACCCGTTCAAGGGCGTTTTCGAGCCGGTGGTCATACCGCACATAACCGATTGGAGTTGGTATCTTGCGGCGTCGGCGTCTGAGATCGACACGGTGGAAGTAGCATTTTTGAACGGACAGCAGAGTCCGACAATCGAGCAGATGCCGGGATGGAATACCGACGGCATGGAGTATAAGGTGCGCGTCGATTTCGGCGTCTGGTGCTACGAATATCGCGGCATGTACAAAAACGCCGGCGCGCAGCCCGCGTAAGGAGGTATATATAAATGAGCAGACAGGCAATACCCGTACAGCGCGGGGAATCGATAGACTATAAAAACAGCGGAGAGAATAAGATAAACGTCGGCGATGTCGTCGTTTTCGCCAATATGTGCGGTATCGCGGAAACAGACATAGACCCCGGGGAAAGCGGCGCGGTGCGGCTTGACCAGGCGTGGGAGCTTGGAGCCGTAACGGGATCGGAATTCGCGGTCGGCGATATTGTGTACTGGAATCCCACCAACGAATACGCGACCAAGACGCCGACGAATAATACCTTGCTTGGTATTGTCATCGCGCCCAAGGCGGCATCGGCGGCAAGGTGCCGCGTAAAGATCGGTGTACTCTGCGCTGCGGTAACAAGCAATCCCGTGGCCGACCCCACAAAAATATTGGAGCACAGTCACAACACGACAACCGGCGCGGTGGAGCTTGCCACAGCTGCTGCAGGGTGGTCTGTGGAACCCGTGCCGTCAGGCAACTAAATCATGTCCCTGCGGGATATGATCGAGGCCGATATCGACTCTGTATTTCTCAGTCATACCGATTTCGCGGAAACCATCGCTCTTGACGGCATATCAATATCAGGCGTTATCGAAGAGATATCGCCTGCGGCGGCAGCACAAGACCAGAAATATGAGGGGACGTTCGCGCGTTCCCTCTATATTTTTGTGAAGTCGCTGCCCGTGCCGCCAACCACAGGCCGGCGAGTGGTGCTGACGCGCGCCGGGACCGATGAAAGGTGGACGGTAGAAGAAATAATCGAGACCAACGGCATGATGCGGATACGGCTTAAGGCGGTGGAATCATGATAGAGACAGAGATTCGCGGTCTGGACGATATAAAAAAATATCTTGAAGCGATACCCGACGAGGCCGAATCTGTATTGCGGCAGAGCGTGAATAAGGCCGTTCAGATAGCCCACCGCGAGGCGTTGATACAGATATCTCGCCGCTACACGATAAGCATGCAGAACGTTGAGAAGGAATTTAAAGAAATTAGCGCGAAGGGCGGCAGTATCGCGGCAAGGCTGGAAAGCCGGGGCCGCCCGCGCGGAGCCATGAACTTCAATGTCAGTCCGAAGGAAGGAAACCCCTCCCCTGCTTGGACCTCAAAACGCGGATACGCGACGGAGATCCTCCGCGGACAATTTGAAGATGTCAGCAGCGATTATTTTTGGATTCAATTAAAAGGTGGACATGTTCATCTTGCCCGCAGAAGTAAAGAAAAGAAAAGTGTAAACGGGAAAGAAGTGTCTGTAAATCGCTATCGTGTATTCCGGACGGTTTCTACGCCGCAGATGCTTGGCAACGAGGAGGTATCCGAAAAGGTGACGGAGGTCACAAAAGCCGCCCTTGAGAATATTTTCAGCGCGGCGATGGAACGCCGGCTTACGAGGTAATAATCTCATGATTGAGCTGCTTTTTGCATTGCGATCCTTTTGCCTCGATGCGTTAAAGGACCTAAGTCTTTCGAGCAAAGCTCGCGGACGCGGCGATCTGCCGGCTTTTAAGGGGTTTATCGGCGAGATCCCCGGCGACGGAAAAAAACCGGATTCCAGCGAGTTCCCGCTCCTGATTTTCCGGTTAATCGACTTTGACGACCCCGCTGATTTGCCGAACTCCACTCTGACGCTGCGCATCATCGCCGGCGTATACAACGAAGAGGAGAACAACGGCGACAAATGCAGCCCTGGCTATCACGATTTGCTTAACGCGCTTGAACGGCTGCGCCACGCGCTCTTAAAAACACGGCGTATCGGCGGCCGGTGGATGCGCGTAAACAAATTACAGGGCGGCCCGTTTGACATACAGGCATACCCGTATTGGTTCGGCGACATCATCGTACAGTACGATGAGCGTCAAACCACGGAAGAATTCAGCATAGAGGAGGAAATAGATAACTATGGCAGCGCGTATGGAAACGACGAAACAAGCAACTGGCGATACCCAGCTGATAGCCCAGACCGAACCGACGATGAACGTCTCACAAGATGAGGCTGAACTGGGAAAGTATAGTTTTAAGGGGCCGAGGATTTATGTCGGGCCGAATGTGCGTACAAAAGGGCTCCACTTTGGCTCCGGCTTCCGCGATGGTTTGCCAAGAGCGGTGGCGGAACTCTGCTCCAAATGCCCTGAGATATTCGAGCTCTTTGTGGAGCCCGCCCACCTGATGGAGTTTCGCGAAAAGATGGCCAGAAAAGGCACCGCAGAGCATCAGGCGCTTTTAACAGCATCGAAATTCCTGACACAAAACCCAAAGGAGGTATAAATAGATGGCATTTTTCCACGGCGTAAAGACGACCGAATCACCGACAAGCATCATCCCCGCCGCTCCATGCGAAGCGGCAATGCCGGTCTATTTCGGCACGGCACCGGTGCACCGCACGGCGGCGCTAAAGAACAAGATAAACTACCCTATCCTTTGCAACGCCTATGACGATGCTGTAGCAGCCCTGGGGTACAGTGCGGATTGGAAAAAGTGGACGCTTTGCGAGAACATATACGCCGAATTCGCCCTGTTTGCGATGAAGCCCTGCATATTCGTGAATGTTTTCGACCCGTCTATACATAAAACGAGCGTAGCGTCCGAATCGCTGACATTGTCAAAAGGAGAGTCGAAGCTCGCGAACACGGACGCGGTCCTCTCCTCCGTCGTCGTTAAGGACGCGCAGGGGCAGACAGCCTACGTACTCGGCACTGACTATACCGCCAGTTACGATGTCGACTACAATGTAGTTATTGCCAGGAAGTCGACCGGCAGCATCTCATCCGACACGGCGGAGCTCAAGGTTAGCTACGACTACGCAGACCCCACCAAGGTAGACAAAGACGATATCATCGGCGGTATCAACGCCGCCACCGGCGACGAAGAGGGGCTCGAAGTGATCGAAAGAGTCTACCCCATTACTCGCAAGGTTCCGGGGCTGATCGTCGCCACGGGATGGAGCCACGACGTGGAGGTCGCCGCCGTGATGGCCGCCAAGGCGTGGAACATCAACACGCTGTTCAAGGCGTTGGCAATAATAGACATACCCGTGACCGGCACCGGCGCGCCGGAGCTCTATACCGACGTGCCGGCGTACAAGGCAAGTAAGAATCTAGTCGACGATCTGCAGCATGCCCTTTGGCCGATGCTGCGCCTCGGCGAGACCGAATACCGCTACAGCTCGCAGTTTGCGGCGTTAATCCAGTGGACGACACACCATAAGGGCAAAGACATCCCCTACGTCTCGCCCTCGAACCAGAACATCAAATGCGACAGCCTGATATCCGGCGCGGAAAACGCCCGCAAAGAGGTGTCCATGTCGCTTGCGAAGGTAAACTACCTCAACGAAAACGGCATCACTACGGCGCTGAACTTCTCCAAAGGCTGGACCGCCTGGGGCAACCGCAACGCCTGTTATCCGGGCAGCACAGACACGAAAGACGTGTTCATCACCAACCGCCTCATGTTCAACTGGCTGCAGGCGGAGTTCATCCTTACCTTCTGGCAGAAAGTTGACGCCCCGATCACGCGCCGCCTCATCGAGACGATCGTCGACAGCTTCAACGACAGGCTCAACGGTCTCACGGCGCAGGAGGCGATCCTCGGCGGGCGCATCGAGTTCAGAAAGCAAGACAACCCCGTATCAAGCCTCATCGACGGGAAGATCAAGTTCAAAATATACCTTACACCGCCACCGCCCGCGGAAAGCATTGAAGGTGATTTTGAACTGGACCCGGACTACCTTGACGTGCTATTTGGCGAATAGGAGGAATAAGAGATGATAGGAATACCTGAAAAACTGGTAAACGCTCGCGTTTTCAAAAACGGCAGCCAATTCCTTGGTGTAGCGAATATTGACCTGCCACAGTTGCAGGCGATGACCACCAGTATAAAAGGCAGCGGTATCTCTGGCGAAGTTGATTCGGTGGTGACGGGGCACTACCAATCCATGCAGATGAAAATCCAGTTCCGCACACCCACAGACGCAAGCCTTGAGCTTTCTGCGCCAATAGCCCACGAGCTGGACTTTAGGGCGTCGCTCGACGTATCGGAGCCAAGGACTGGGCTACGAACAATATCGGGGATAAAGGTCTGGGTGAAGGGCACGCCAAAGTCAAACGGCCTTGGTAAATTCGAACCAGGAGCCACGATGGACAGCGAAGTCGAGCTTGAAGTGTTGGCTTTGGGCGTGTGGATAGACGGCGAGGAATGCGTCTATCTGGATAAGTTCAATTATATTTGTCGCGTGGCCGGCGTCGATTATCTCACCGCAGCCAGAGCGGCGGAAGGAGTAGGAGATTAATGGAGATAAAGCTCTCAAAAGAAATGGAATTTGAGGGGAAAAAATATGAGGCGCTCGACCTCGACCTAGATGCTCTTACTGGCAGGGATCTGATCAACGCGGAAAAAGAGGCGTCAGTGATGTTGTTCCGCCCCGCAACGGATATCGATAAGACATATCAGGTATGCGTCGCCGCGTTGGCCTGCAGGGTCCCCTCCGATATGCTAATGTCTTTACCTGGCAGAGATTTCTCAAAGATAACTTCCGAGGTGCAAAATTTTTTGCTCGGAGTCTAGGCTCGCAGCCGGGGCAGACAGTACGGGAGATCTGTGTCGCCTTAAACAAAGCGACACAGACTCCAATATCATTCTGGATAGAGATGTCTCCGCTGGAATGGGAGCATTGGGCTGACGCTATCCATAAAATCTCGAAACAGTCAGAAAAGCGCTGATTGCGAAAATAAGTTTATCTTCTATGGTATAATGAAACAAAAGGAGGCGGGAACATGATTCGACGTTACGATAACGATGAAGAAAACATCCATATTGAATACGATGAAACGCGCGATCGCATGATCGAGTGGGTCGCCCTTATTGTGGTTTTCTTGGCAATAGGGACAGTTCTCGCGCTTGTTTTTTCCTGATTTTTCAACGGTGACCGCCGCCCGCAAGGGCGGCTTTTTTATTGCGAGGTGACATGATGCCAGGGAAGGAATTAGAGCTATCCATCGCCATAGGCGGCTATCTGTATCCGCAACTTGGCAAAAGCATAAATAGAGCAAAAAAGGACCTTGACGCACTTGGAGTACAGGGAACCGAAACACAAAAAAAGCTTGAAGCCATCGGAACACTGAACCGCAATCAAATGGCCATGGAATCCCAAACTAAGAAACTCAAGGAAGCTATCCGCAAGCTGAACACCGCAAATGAAGAACTGGCGAATTCGGATAAAAAGAACGAATCATCGCAAACAAAACTGACGCGCAAACGCGATGAAGCAGCTGCAAAAGTAGCCCAACTAACAAAGAAAACACGGGATCTGTCGAACGCCAATCAGGAATATAAAAAGAGAGTAGAGGCTCTCTACGGCCCCATAGGCAAACTAAAGGCGTCGGAGGACGCGTTGCGCACATCAAAAGAAAAGATGATCCGGCTACAACTAAGGCAAGCGGATCTTGATGCCGCACGCGAAAAACGCACACAGCGGATGTACGCCGCGCAGATGCGTATTACAGCCGCAACAAGGATCGCCTCCGTAATGCAAGGACCTGTGCGACAAGCAATGGAAGGTGAGGATCTAAATTTCAGGCTCGGAACCGTAATAAACGTGCCCGAAAAACACAAAAAAGAAGCGCTCCGCAAAGCTAGGGGGATTGGCGCGGAGCTTGCTAAAGCAGGATACGCAAGTTACGCGGAAACACAAGACATACAGTATGCTCTAAATTCCGCAGGATTGACTGCATCTCTGGCAAGAAGCGCTACAAAAACCGTAGCCTCTGTATCTAAGGTCACCAATGGCAGCATGGAACAAGTGAGCGAAGTAATGGCTACAGCATATAACAATTTGGGCACCAGATTGAATGGCAGTGATGAACAAAAATTTTCGCGCATAGGAGATTTGCTCGCAAAAATTCAGTTTAAGTACCAGATTAGGGACTTCGGCCAACTTGGCGAAAGCATGAAAAGAGGGTCCGTCGCCATAAGCCAATATAACGCCCAGCTTGAACAATCCCTCACCGCAATTGGCTTGCTAAACAGCGCCGGGCTTCAGGGCGGAGAAGCCGGAACGGCATATTACGCGATGCTAAAAGGCTTCATGAAGACGGCGCAGGATATCCCTAGCGTCCTCAAAAAGACCAAAAGCGGCGAATTGGATGTGGTCGCTTCGCTGAAAGAATTGATGCGCGGTACGTCAAAAATGTCAGAAATTGACAGAGCGCAGTTTATGACGGAAAAGTTCGGCGATGAAGGCGCTAAAGCGCTTGTGCCCCTGATGGACAAGATAAAGGAATTGGAGGATGGCTACAAAGACGTAGAAAAATCATCCCAAAATATTGTTGCCAAAAATATGGATGATTACTTGAAACTTACCTCCACAAGACTAAACGCAGCCAAAGAGTCCGCCTATGCGCTTGCAAGGTCGCTGGGCGGCGCGCTTGCTCCAAGTGCCATCACACTTTTTAATTTTCTCGGCAAGGTCGCTGACAAAATAGGCTTTTTTGCGGATAAGTACCCAATGCTGACCAAGGTAATCGTATTCAGTGCCGCCGCGCTGGTCGGAGTGAACCTCCTTGCTGCCAGCGTGCTGTATCTTGCCTCCGGGTTTAGCACGCTGACAACGGCAATTGGCGGCAGTATCCAGTTTGGGAGGCTTTTTAAAAGCGCCCTCGACGGCGTTGAAGTCTCGGCTGCGAAAGGCGGCAAAGCGGCAACTCGCCTTGCAAAAATATGGAAGGGCCTGCGAAACCCAGGAAGCCTCGCCCTGAAAGTTAAAAACAGCAAAGTGGGCGATATTGCAGGCAAGACATTTGCCTTGAGTAAAAATGCGGCAACAAAGACATGGCTGTATCTTAAAAATGTGAAATGGGATGCCGTATTTCTAAAAGCGAGAGCAGCCTTTAGCTTCGTGGGGAAAATGGCCGTGTCTCTGGGCCGGCAAGTTGTGTCTGTTGCAGCCCAAACGGCGTCTTTGGTTCGTGGAAAAATCGGGCTGCTAATAAACTTTATAAAAGCTATCCGCTGGGGTGCCGCTATTGGCAAAATGAAAAGCGCTTTTATCGGCGGCAAGGCGATCATCGGCGGCATCGGCAAGGCGATGCTGGCGATGATGACAGGGCCGCATGGGCTCATGATTGCCGGCATCGTGGCTGGCGCAATCGCTATCGGAGCGGCGGCATACCTCATATACAAGAACTGGAGCAAAATAAAGGTGTTTTTCTCGGACCTCTGGAAACGTTTTGCCGAAAAGTTCCCTTGGGTGGCGGGCATCATCAAAGGCGCAGCCATGGTTATAGGCGGCGCACTCGATGTTATATGGGGTGCTCTTAAGAAAATATGGGAATGGGGCTCAAAGGCGCTGCAATTCTTAGGCTTTGGGGGAGGGACTCCCAAAGCGCCATCGGGCACTGCTGTCACAGGTAAGATGAAAGCATCTAAAACAAGCCGAAAGATGCCGAAGATGGCTAAGGGCGGATACGTGTCGAAACCAACCGTAGCGCTGGTAGGCGAAGCCGGAGACGAAATAATTGTACCCGTAACAGACCGAAGGTATGGAATCCAGAGGCTCGCGGAGGCCGCAGCGCATCTTGGCTTCCACATCGCCCCGGTACAAAACGGAGCCGTCGAAGGGCACGGCAGGCCAGCAATGCAGGCGTTGAGAGAAAAGACGCCAATATCCAAAATCGCAGCAGTAACGAAACATATTACCGTTCGCAACCTAGGCTCTGGCAACAACGAAACAACAAACAAAAGTAGTTTTGCCGAGCTGATATACAACATTACACAAAAGCTGATATCCGAACCCGCGGTAAGCAAGAAGAGCGATATCATAGAGAAATTACAGAATCCTCACTTAGGAGCAAAGGCGGAGGCTATTGGCGACAAAGCTGCTCCCAAAATAACATATGCCCCGAATTACACTTTTTATGGCCCAGACAGAGAAAACCTCGTTGACGTCCTGAGGGAAGACAAAAAACGATTTAAGAGGTTGTTAGAAGAAATAATGCACGATAAAGAGCGGGTGAATTTCGCATGAGAACCATTACAACAATGAGCGGAGATACGTGGGATGTAATTGCATGGCGCATATGGGGCGACGGCGCTGACCAAGGCCACATGGCGGATCTCATCGGGGCCAACCAGCAGCATGTGCAGACAGCAATGTTCCCAGGGAATGTGACGCTGGCAGTACCGGAAATAACGGAAGAAGAGCCGGCATCGGTCCCGCCGTGGAGGCAGTGAGATGCCGGAAGTGAAAAAAAATGACAAGGCACGCCGGGCGCGCCTTGAGATAACAATCGCGGGGGCTGATATCACGAAGGATATCGCCCCTTTTCTTGTCTCTTTTAGCTATGAAGATAACCGCAGCGGCGAAGCCGACTCCATCTCCGTAACGCTAGAAGACAGAGACGGGCGCTTTCGCGGCGACTGGTTCCCGAAGAAAAATTCTACGGTCACGGCGGCTATAAAAGTATCTGATTGGGAAAAAAACGGCGATAGCCAAATCCTGAAATGTGGAACTTTTGAACTCGACGAAATAGAGGCAACGCAAGGCTCATTAACGATGAAAGGGGTATCCACCCCGATCACCGCGGGGGGCCGCCGCGAGAAAATAACGCGAACATGGGAAAAGGCGTATTTGAAGACCGTTGCCCAGGATGTGGCGAAAAAGGCCGGCTTGGAGCTGAATTATACGGCTGTAGATAATCCATATTTCGGGAGAATAGACCAGAAGCAGGAGTCTTCGTTGGAGTTCCTTTCCCGGATTGTACATAAAGCGGGATTGGCAATCAAAATTGTGCACGGTAAAGTGGCGATATACAACGAGGTTGACGCAGAAAAGGAGGAGGCCGCGTTCACCATAGTACGCACAGGCGGCTATGTAACAGATTGGAATTTTCGCACGCAGTCCGTGGATACGTATAAATCATGCGAAGTCAGCTATTTTGACCCGAAAACCAAGGTCACATTCACGGGCACAGCTACATCTTCCGGCGAGAATGACCCCAGCGGACAAGTGCTGCGAATTAGCAATGAACGAGTCGAAAGCAATGCCGAGGCAATAAAACTCGCCGAGAAAAAACTGCGCGATTCCAACAAGCGTGAAGCG
The window above is part of the Cloacibacillus evryensis DSM 19522 genome. Proteins encoded here:
- a CDS encoding phage portal protein, translating into MNEQLTLLDRLIGWLSPEAGVRRAEFRMEMRSYDAARIDPQGGNWFPINTTPEQTDAPHRNLVRARMRDLERNGDVTEGVIGAMLRNVIGTGFVLEAQVCSARGKTLDVINDRIEEIWKEWSLAENCDVTGDSSFSEILEMVMRRHAIDGEIFIVKVVDPDGYLPFKLQLLEPDMLACDRFQYGANYVFGGIEVDKYMKAVAYHFRPDPLPYFRDQTIVRIPRENVIHIFTKKRPQQTRSLSDMAVCTERVRNIQEYIGNELEAARNAAAITAFVVKEKGASGPGIGNPVGGKGDKTKRYEEIRRGQYNVLSKNDDIRFPTLGRPNVNAAGFTSFLIRLIAMACGLSYETVSRDMSQVNYSSHRGGQLEDRKTYTKMQKRLVAKLCDRVYEWFLEAAVMSGKLALPRYFEDERARRRYAAHKWSTPGWKWVDPQKEASGMEKMLALGITTLSDICGEQGKDYYEVMKQRKKEIDEARELGIELPWFSGKESTSAEEYNKLMNEEDNPPSKKEGENEEETS
- a CDS encoding prohead protease/major capsid protein fusion protein, which encodes MKKKPVKPAATRTAYFSPSQTHQRELRFEASADEGSRSIELSFSSDCGLRQYDFWTGGWYSEVLDHSEEAVDLSRLSEIGVALFNHDADRVIGRLEDVRIDRESRKGKCRVLFDEDERSDEIFQKVKSGTLRGVSVGFRVYQWEEVPADGVSREGIEGPAWIARRWEPYEISIVSCPADKTVGIGRSINNNEERDDSAVNEFREQILGTFRDLAAKKIQRAAFEETIRSILAGVDDEEAPEAMRFVKEMREAAGLEAQPEPQQSGNNGVNLEAERARATEIMAICGKYHVPQEEAARYVSEGLSVEAVCRSILTAQAEGTSGVSTGRSVSIGEDGREKFRSAARDGLRMRLGKRSDKFAPGAEDFRGIKLSNLARECVERNGESVSYRDNEDDIAKRAFATSDFPIIMTDLARVTLLDAYNEAPTTWQRWCGTGSASDFKEQHKVRFGEMPLLEPILEGGEYKMADLMETKDSFSIGTFGKKFALTRKAIINDELGAFARIPQLFGSASARTIEQTVYKLLFSNPVIGEDGKTLFHANHGNLAGTASALGIASLSAARIAMRRQTGLRKDAENKVQLNLTPKYLLISPELETLARQILYSDTDITATNPGVINPFKGVFEPVVIPHITDWSWYLAASASEIDTVEVAFLNGQQSPTIEQMPGWNTDGMEYKVRVDFGVWCYEYRGMYKNAGAQPA
- a CDS encoding DUF2190 family protein yields the protein MSRQAIPVQRGESIDYKNSGENKINVGDVVVFANMCGIAETDIDPGESGAVRLDQAWELGAVTGSEFAVGDIVYWNPTNEYATKTPTNNTLLGIVIAPKAASAARCRVKIGVLCAAVTSNPVADPTKILEHSHNTTTGAVELATAAAGWSVEPVPSGN
- a CDS encoding phage tail sheath family protein; the protein is MAFFHGVKTTESPTSIIPAAPCEAAMPVYFGTAPVHRTAALKNKINYPILCNAYDDAVAALGYSADWKKWTLCENIYAEFALFAMKPCIFVNVFDPSIHKTSVASESLTLSKGESKLANTDAVLSSVVVKDAQGQTAYVLGTDYTASYDVDYNVVIARKSTGSISSDTAELKVSYDYADPTKVDKDDIIGGINAATGDEEGLEVIERVYPITRKVPGLIVATGWSHDVEVAAVMAAKAWNINTLFKALAIIDIPVTGTGAPELYTDVPAYKASKNLVDDLQHALWPMLRLGETEYRYSSQFAALIQWTTHHKGKDIPYVSPSNQNIKCDSLISGAENARKEVSMSLAKVNYLNENGITTALNFSKGWTAWGNRNACYPGSTDTKDVFITNRLMFNWLQAEFILTFWQKVDAPITRRLIETIVDSFNDRLNGLTAQEAILGGRIEFRKQDNPVSSLIDGKIKFKIYLTPPPPAESIEGDFELDPDYLDVLFGE
- a CDS encoding phage major tail tube protein, yielding MIGIPEKLVNARVFKNGSQFLGVANIDLPQLQAMTTSIKGSGISGEVDSVVTGHYQSMQMKIQFRTPTDASLELSAPIAHELDFRASLDVSEPRTGLRTISGIKVWVKGTPKSNGLGKFEPGATMDSEVELEVLALGVWIDGEECVYLDKFNYICRVAGVDYLTAARAAEGVGD
- a CDS encoding phage tail assembly protein, with translation MEIKLSKEMEFEGKKYEALDLDLDALTGRDLINAEKEASVMLFRPATDIDKTYQVCVAALACRVPSDMLMSLPGRDFSKITSEVQNFLLGV
- a CDS encoding phage tail tape measure protein; protein product: MRGDMMPGKELELSIAIGGYLYPQLGKSINRAKKDLDALGVQGTETQKKLEAIGTLNRNQMAMESQTKKLKEAIRKLNTANEELANSDKKNESSQTKLTRKRDEAAAKVAQLTKKTRDLSNANQEYKKRVEALYGPIGKLKASEDALRTSKEKMIRLQLRQADLDAAREKRTQRMYAAQMRITAATRIASVMQGPVRQAMEGEDLNFRLGTVINVPEKHKKEALRKARGIGAELAKAGYASYAETQDIQYALNSAGLTASLARSATKTVASVSKVTNGSMEQVSEVMATAYNNLGTRLNGSDEQKFSRIGDLLAKIQFKYQIRDFGQLGESMKRGSVAISQYNAQLEQSLTAIGLLNSAGLQGGEAGTAYYAMLKGFMKTAQDIPSVLKKTKSGELDVVASLKELMRGTSKMSEIDRAQFMTEKFGDEGAKALVPLMDKIKELEDGYKDVEKSSQNIVAKNMDDYLKLTSTRLNAAKESAYALARSLGGALAPSAITLFNFLGKVADKIGFFADKYPMLTKVIVFSAAALVGVNLLAASVLYLASGFSTLTTAIGGSIQFGRLFKSALDGVEVSAAKGGKAATRLAKIWKGLRNPGSLALKVKNSKVGDIAGKTFALSKNAATKTWLYLKNVKWDAVFLKARAAFSFVGKMAVSLGRQVVSVAAQTASLVRGKIGLLINFIKAIRWGAAIGKMKSAFIGGKAIIGGIGKAMLAMMTGPHGLMIAGIVAGAIAIGAAAYLIYKNWSKIKVFFSDLWKRFAEKFPWVAGIIKGAAMVIGGALDVIWGALKKIWEWGSKALQFLGFGGGTPKAPSGTAVTGKMKASKTSRKMPKMAKGGYVSKPTVALVGEAGDEIIVPVTDRRYGIQRLAEAAAHLGFHIAPVQNGAVEGHGRPAMQALREKTPISKIAAVTKHITVRNLGSGNNETTNKSSFAELIYNITQKLISEPAVSKKSDIIEKLQNPHLGAKAEAIGDKAAPKITYAPNYTFYGPDRENLVDVLREDKKRFKRLLEEIMHDKERVNFA
- a CDS encoding phage tail protein, whose translation is MSGDTWDVIAWRIWGDGADQGHMADLIGANQQHVQTAMFPGNVTLAVPEITEEEPASVPPWRQ